The following proteins are encoded in a genomic region of Sylvia atricapilla isolate bSylAtr1 chromosome 14, bSylAtr1.pri, whole genome shotgun sequence:
- the LOC136367725 gene encoding protocadherin gamma-A6-like: MCAARRSWGRRQRALLWAVLLAAWEAAWGQLRYSVPEEMPKGSFVGDVAKDLGLQLAALRDRDAHVFDTGRKKYFFLDLQNGHLSMMEQVDREEICTAVAKCVLNFEILVKGPMNIYKGEVEILDINDNTPSFPERLSVLEISENTAPGARFPLERAHDPDIGVNSLQNYECSESSYFTLDVETGDDGVKYPELLLVKSLDREQQAAHNLILTATDKGTPMKSGSTTIQIIVLDGNDNAPEFIQSVYKVTVREDVAVGSRVLQVTATDRDEGPNAEVKYSFFKIPEMFEKIFKIDPKTGEIVIMENLNFEEHEFYELVVQARDAGGLSSHSKVFIKVIDVNNYVPEIFIMSVFSPVPEDIPLGTVIGIFRVQDRDSGVNGEVQCSISDSHPFRLEKSFDNYYRVVTAELLDREQESEHNVTVRAADGGSPALQSSAVLALRVLDVNDNAPVFAEERYSARLAENNAAGALVLTVRATDADWGQNARVRYRLSEGRVRGAPLSSYVSVQAETGALYALRSLDYEQVRELQLWVRAEDGGAPALSSNVSVRLQIVDENDNAPQVLYPPAAPAAGSGGAWSGVELAPRWSEPGALVAKVVAVDADAGQNAWLSYELAKATEPGLFRVGLHSGEVRTARFPLARDAARQSLVVVVKDHGRPALSATATLSVVLAESVAELLAELGSAAEAAAPGEAAGSLTRWLVLAVAAVSCLFVAFLLLLLALRLRRWRRRHLLPPDSGALRGVPVSHFVGIDGVRAFLQSYSHDVSLTADSRKSQLRFSAASCCDTLPARPPDEASGDLVPSGEQVAEIGGQVAFQCFSRRSALPIPLRRRHDGNGDTKRPTQEISKLTMGLCPTAIKKRGRICPTEDLKM, translated from the exons ATGTGCGCGGCGAGGAGGAGCTGGGGCCGGCGGCAgcgagctctgctctgggccgTCCTGCTGGCGGCGTGGGAGGCGGCGTGGGGGCAGCTGCGCTACTCGGTGCCCGAGGAGATGCCCAAGGGCTCGTTCGTGGGCGACGTGGCCAAggacctggggctgcagctcgCAGCGCTCCGAGATCGCGATGCCCACGTTTTTgacacaggaaggaaaaagtatttttttttagacttGCAGAACGGCCACTTATCTATGATGGAGCAGGTAGACAGGGAGGAGATATGCACAGCTGTTGCTAAATGTGTTCTAAACTTTGAAATTCTTGTAAAGGGTCCAATGAACATTTACAAAGGGGAGGTAGAGATACTGGATATTAACGATAATACTCCCAGTTTCCCAGAGAGACTAAGCGTCTTAGAAATCAGCGAGAATACTGCACCAGGTGCACGCTTCCCTTTAGAGAGAGCTCATGATCCCGACATAGGAGTGAACTCTTTACAGAATTATGAATGTAGCGAGAGCAGCTACTTCACCTTGGACGTGGAAACCGGAGATGACGGTGTGAAATATCCAGAATTATTATTGGTGAAATCTTTGGATCGGGAACAGCAGGCTGCTCATAATTTAATCCTGACAGCTACAGACAAAGGGACTCCGATGAAATCAGGATCGACAACAATCCAAATCATTGTGTTAGATGGAAACGACAATGCTCCGGAATTTATTCAGTCTGTGTATAAGGTGACTGTAAGAGAAGACGTGGCTGTGGGAAGTCGGGTGTTACAAGTGACAGCAACTGACAGAGATGAGGGGCCAAACGCCGAGGTGAAATACTCATTCTTTAAAATTCCGGAGATGTTCgaaaagatttttaagataGATCCGAAAACTGGAGAAATTGTGATAATGGAGAACTTGAATTTTGAAGAACACGAATTTTACGAATTGGTTGTGCAAGCTCGGGATGCGGGCGGACTCTCTTCCCACAGCAAGGTATTCATTAAGGTCATTGATGTAAACAACTACGTTCCCGAGATTTTCATTATGTCTGTGTTCAGTCCGGTTCCAGAAGATATACCGCTGGGGACAGTAATAGGAATTTTCAGGGTCCAAGACAGAGATTCTGGAGTGAACGGGGAGGTGCAGTGCAGCATCAGCGACAGCCACCCGTTCCGCCTAGAGAAGTCATTCGATAATTACTATCGCGTGGTGACTGCAGAACTATTGGACCGGGAGCAGGAATCGGAGCACAACGTGACGGTGCGGGCGGCCGACGGCGGGTCGCCGGCGCTGCAGAGCAGCGCGGTGCTGGCGCTGCGGGTGCTggacgtgaacgacaacgcgccggtgTTCGCGGAGGAGCGCTACAGCGCGCGGCTGGCGGAGAACAACGCGGCGGGCGCGCTGGTGCTGACGGTGCGCGCCACGGACGCGGACTGGGGGCAGAACGCGCGCGTGCGCTACCGGCTGTCGGAGGGGCGGGTGCGGGGCGCGCCGCTGTCGTCGTACGTGTCGGTGCAGGCGGAGACGGGCGCGCTGTACGCGCTGCGCTCCTTGGACTACGAGCAGGTGCGcgagctgcagctgtgggtgcgTGCGGAGGACGGCGGCGCGCCGGCGCTGAGCAGCAACGTGTCGGTGCGGCTGCAGATCGTGGACgagaacgacaacgcgccgcAGGTGCTGTACCCGCCGGCGGCTCCCGCGGCGGGCTCGGGCGGCGCGTGGTCGGGCGTGGAGCTGGCGCCGCGCTGGTCGGAGCCCGGCGCGCTGGTGGCCAAGGTGGTGGCGGTGGACGCGGACGCGGGGCAGAACGCGTGGCTGTCCTACGAGCTGGCCAAGGCCACGGAGCCGGGGCTGTTCCGCGTGGGGCTGCACAGCGGCGAGGTGCGCACGGCGCGCTTCCCGCTGGCCCGCGACGCGGCGCGCCAGAgcctggtggtggtggtgaaggACCACGGGCGGCCGGCGCTGTCGGCCACGGCCACGCTGAGCGTGGTGCTGGCCGAGAGCGTGGCCGAGCTGCTGGCCGAGCTGGGCAGCgcggccgaggcggcggcgccgggcgagGCGGCCGGCAGCCTGACGCGCTGGCTGGTGCTGGCCGTGGCCGCCGTGTCGTGCCTCTTCGtggccttcctgctgctgctgctggcgctgcGCCTGCGCCGCTGGCGCCGCCGGCACCTGCTGCCGCCCGACAGCGGCGCCTTGCGCGGCGTGCCCGTCTCGCACTTCGTGGGCATCGACGGCGTGCGCGCCTTCCTGCAGTCCTACTCGCACGACGTGTCGCTCACGGCCGACTCGCGCAAGAGCCAGCTGCGCTTCTCGGCCGCCAGCTGCTGCGACAccctcccggcccggccgccggATGAGGCTTCAGGGGATCTTGTCCCTTCAGGAGAGCAAGTTGCCGAAATCGGTGGGCAAGTTGCCTTTCAG TGTTTCAGCCGTCGATCCGCCTTGCCTATCCCCTTACGGAGGCGGCACGATGGCAACGGGGACACCAAGCGCCCTACCCAAGAGATCAGTAAGCTGACAATGGgtctctgccccacagccatCAAGAAACGGGGAAGGATCTGTCCCACAGAAGACTTGAAAATGTAA